Proteins co-encoded in one Conger conger chromosome 4, fConCon1.1, whole genome shotgun sequence genomic window:
- the LOC133126514 gene encoding leukocyte elastase inhibitor-like isoform X1 produces MDSLSSANTTFALDLFRTLSETSASGNVFFSPLSISSALAMLYLGAKGNTADQLAKVLRFSETMDVHSDFQALCSGVNKPAASYLLKIANRLCGEKTFNFLPKFLENTQKFYSADLMPLDFIGAAEESRKQINQWVEEQTESKIKDLLIPGTVSAMTRLVLVNAIYFKGSWMHRFDGNRTREMSFKISLTKSKPVQMMYQKDKYPYNYIRKYGLQIVELPYQEDELSMFILLPKSSIFGSTLKKLEKELTLEKIDRWTDRNNMERGTDIKVRLPRFKLEENYELNAPLERLGMRDVFDGARADLTGMNGEGGLFLSGVVHKSFVEVNEEGTEAAVANADYISYGLFDSPNKNFTADHPFLFFIRHNQSRSILFLGKFSSP; encoded by the exons ATGGACAGTCTTAGCAGTGCCAACACGACGTTCGCCTTGGATCTCTTTCGGACTTTGAGCGAAACCAGTGCGAGTGGAAACGTCTTCTTCTCCCCCCTGAGCATCTCCTCAGCTCTGGCCATGCTCTATCTGGGGGCCAAAGGAAACACCGCCGATCAATTGGCAAAG gttCTTCGTTTCAGTGAAACCATGGACGTTCACTCAGATTTCCAGGCTCTCTGTTCTGGAGTAAACAAGCCTGCTGCCTCGTATCTCCTGAAAATCGCCAACCGTCTCTGTGGAGAAAAGACTTTCAACTTCCTCCCG AAGTTCCTAGAAAACACACAGAAGTTCTACAGTGCAGATCTGATGCCCTTGGATTTCATTGGTGCTGCAGAGGAGTCACGGAAACAGATTAACCAATGGGTGGAGGAGCAGACTGAAA GTAAAATCAAAGACCTTCTTATCCCAGGAACGGTTTCTGCCATGACAAGACTGGTTCTTGTGAATGCCATCTACTTCAAAGGGAGCTGGATGCACAGGTTTGATGGAAACCGGACCAGAGAGATGTCCTTTAAAATCAGTCTT ACTAAGAGCAAACCAGTACAGATGATGTACCAGAAGGACAAGTACCCCTACAACTACATCCGAAAATACGGACTGCAGATCGTGGAGCTCCCCTACCAGGAGGACGAGCTGAGCATGTTCATTCTCCTGCCCAAGTCATCCATCTTTGGCAGCACCCTCAAAAAG CTTGAGAAAGAGCTCACTCTGGAGAAGATTGACCGATGGACAGACAGGAACAACATGGAAAGAGGAACAGACATCAAAGTTCGGCTGCCCAGGTTCAAGCTGGAGGAGAACTACGAGCTGAACGCCCCCCTGGAGCGTCTGGGCATGCGCGACGTTTTCGACGGGGCGCGGGCAGACCTGACGGGCATGAACGGGGAGGGCGGGCTCTTCCTGTCCGGCGTGGTGCACAAGTCGTTCGTGGAGGTGAACGAGGAGGGCACGGAGGCGGCCGTGGCAAACGCAGACTACATAAGCTACGGTCTTTTCGATTCGCCGAATAAGAACTTCACCGCCGATCACCCGTTCCTCTTCTTCATCCGGCACAACCAGTCCCGCAGCATCCTCTTCCTCGGGAAATTTTCCTCCCCGTAA
- the LOC133126514 gene encoding leukocyte elastase inhibitor-like isoform X2 produces MDVHSDFQALCSGVNKPAASYLLKIANRLCGEKTFNFLPKFLENTQKFYSADLMPLDFIGAAEESRKQINQWVEEQTESKIKDLLIPGTVSAMTRLVLVNAIYFKGSWMHRFDGNRTREMSFKISLTKSKPVQMMYQKDKYPYNYIRKYGLQIVELPYQEDELSMFILLPKSSIFGSTLKKLEKELTLEKIDRWTDRNNMERGTDIKVRLPRFKLEENYELNAPLERLGMRDVFDGARADLTGMNGEGGLFLSGVVHKSFVEVNEEGTEAAVANADYISYGLFDSPNKNFTADHPFLFFIRHNQSRSILFLGKFSSP; encoded by the exons ATGGACGTTCACTCAGATTTCCAGGCTCTCTGTTCTGGAGTAAACAAGCCTGCTGCCTCGTATCTCCTGAAAATCGCCAACCGTCTCTGTGGAGAAAAGACTTTCAACTTCCTCCCG AAGTTCCTAGAAAACACACAGAAGTTCTACAGTGCAGATCTGATGCCCTTGGATTTCATTGGTGCTGCAGAGGAGTCACGGAAACAGATTAACCAATGGGTGGAGGAGCAGACTGAAA GTAAAATCAAAGACCTTCTTATCCCAGGAACGGTTTCTGCCATGACAAGACTGGTTCTTGTGAATGCCATCTACTTCAAAGGGAGCTGGATGCACAGGTTTGATGGAAACCGGACCAGAGAGATGTCCTTTAAAATCAGTCTT ACTAAGAGCAAACCAGTACAGATGATGTACCAGAAGGACAAGTACCCCTACAACTACATCCGAAAATACGGACTGCAGATCGTGGAGCTCCCCTACCAGGAGGACGAGCTGAGCATGTTCATTCTCCTGCCCAAGTCATCCATCTTTGGCAGCACCCTCAAAAAG CTTGAGAAAGAGCTCACTCTGGAGAAGATTGACCGATGGACAGACAGGAACAACATGGAAAGAGGAACAGACATCAAAGTTCGGCTGCCCAGGTTCAAGCTGGAGGAGAACTACGAGCTGAACGCCCCCCTGGAGCGTCTGGGCATGCGCGACGTTTTCGACGGGGCGCGGGCAGACCTGACGGGCATGAACGGGGAGGGCGGGCTCTTCCTGTCCGGCGTGGTGCACAAGTCGTTCGTGGAGGTGAACGAGGAGGGCACGGAGGCGGCCGTGGCAAACGCAGACTACATAAGCTACGGTCTTTTCGATTCGCCGAATAAGAACTTCACCGCCGATCACCCGTTCCTCTTCTTCATCCGGCACAACCAGTCCCGCAGCATCCTCTTCCTCGGGAAATTTTCCTCCCCGTAA
- the LOC133126561 gene encoding leukocyte elastase inhibitor-like: MDNLSSANTTFALDLFRTLAGTSASGNVFFSPLSISSALAMVYLGAKGNTADQMAKVLCFNKAANVHLDFLTLSSDINKPASSYLLKLANRIYGEQTFNFLTEFLESTQKFYSADLVPLDFIGAVEESRKQINQWVEEQTESKIKDLLKPGTVSAMTRLALVNAIYFKGSWMHKFDEKQTQEMPFKISQNESKPVQMMFQMKKFPYNYIPEYNLQVLELPYQGMELSMFILLPEESPDGSALRKLEEVLTLEKIDSWTNRSTMETSAEVRVHLPRFKLEEDYELNAPLGRLGMRDVFDGARADLTGMNGEGGLFLSAVVHKAFVEVNEEGTEAAAATAGMVSFCMLLEENFTADHPFLFFIRHNQSHSILFLGRFASP, from the exons ATGGACAACCTTAGCAGTGCCAACACGACGTTCGCCTTGGATCTCTTTCGTACTCTGGCCGGAACCAGTGCGAGTGGAAACGTCTTCTTCTCCCCCCTGAGCATCTCCTCAGCTCTGGCCATGGTCTATCTGGGGGCCAAAGGAAACACCGCCGATCAAATGGCGAAG gttctttgttttaataaagcCGCGAACGTTCACCTGGATTTCCTGACTCTCAGTTCAGACATCAACAAACCTGCTTCCTCGTATCTCCTGAAACTGGCCAACCGTATCTACGGAGAACAGACTTTCAACTTTCTCACG GAGTTCTTAGAATCCACACAGAAGTTCTACAGTGCAGATCTGGTGCCCTTGGATTTCATTGGTGCTGTGGAAGAGTCACGGAAGCAGATTAACCAATGGGTGGAGGAGCAGACTGAAA GTAAAATCAAAGACCTTCTGAAACCAGGAACGGTTTCTGCCATGACGAGACTGGCTCTTGTGAACGCCATCTACTTCAAAGGAAGCTGGATGCACAAGTTTGACGAAAAGCAGACCCAAGAAATGCCCTTTAAAATCAGTCAA AATGAGAGCAAACCGGTGCAGATGATGTTCCAGATGAAGAAGTTTCCCTACAACTACATTCCTGAATACAACCTGCAAGTCCTTGAGCTTCCCTACCAGGGGATGGAGCTCAGCATGTTCATCCTGCTGCCTGAGGAGTCCCCGGATGGCAGTGCACTCAGAAAG ctcgaGGAAGTGCTCACTCTGGAGAAGATTGACAGCTGGACGAACAGGAGCACCATGGAGACCAGTGcggaggtcagagttcacctgcCCAGGTTCAAGCTGGAGGAGGACTACGAGCTGAACGCCCCCCTGGGGCGTCTGGGCATGCGTGACGTTTTCGACGGGGCTCGGGCAGACCTGACGGGCATGAACGGGGAGGGCGGGCTCTTCCTGTCCGCCGTGGTGCACAAGGCGTTCGTGGAGGTGAACGAGGAGGGCACGGAGGCGGCCGCGGCCACGGCGGGCATGGTCAGCTTCTGCATGCTGCTGGAGGAGAACTTCACCGCCGATCACCCCTTCCTCTTCTTCATCCGGCACAACCAGTCCCACAGCATCCTCTTCCTCGGGAGgttcgcctccccgtga
- the LOC133126701 gene encoding proproteinase E-like yields the protein MMKLGLVLLLAATAYGCGSPTYAPNPSRVVNGVDARPYSWPWQISLQYLSLGSYRHTCGGTLIAPNWVLTAGHCISSRKYRVVLGEYDLTRQENNEQNRDVEKIVVHPGWNDNCVACGDDVALIKLASSASINDKVQTACVPPSGEIVAHNEPCYITGWGRLYTGGPIASRLQQALLPVVGHSTCSRSDWWGGSVKPTMVCAGGDIRSGCNGDSGGPLNCKGNDGRWYVQGVTSFVSSRGCNTIKKPTVFTRTSSFTQWISDTMLNN from the exons ATGATGAAACTTGGTCTTGTTCTGCTGCTGGCAGCCACTG cCTACGGGTGTGGGAGCCCCACCTACGCGCCCAACCCCAGCAGGGTGGTGAATGGGGTGGATGCTCGGCCCTACAGCTGGCCCTGGCAG ATTTCCCTGCAGTACCTGAGCTTAGGctcctacagacacacctgtgGGGGCACCCTCATCGCACCCAACTGGGTCCTGACTGCCGGACACTGCATCTC GTCTCGTAAGTACCGCGTGGTTCTGGGCGAGTACGACCTGACCCGGCAAGAGAACAACGAGCAGAACCGCGATGTGGAGAAGATCGTCGTGCACCCGGGCTGGAATGACAACTGCGTCGCCTGCGG TGACGACGTTGCCCTGATCAAGCTGGCCTCCAGCGCCAGCATCAACGACAAGGTGCAGACAGCCTGCGTGCCACCGAGCGGGGAGATCGTGGCACACAATGAGCCCTGCTACATCACCGGCTGGGGGAGGCTATACA CCGGGGGTCCCATCGCCTCCAGGCTTCAGCAGGCCCTGCTGCCCGTGGTGGGGCACTCTACCTGCAGCCGCAGTGACTGGTGGGGCGGCTCCGTCAAGCCCACCATGGTGTGCGCCGGTGGGGACATCCGCTCCGGCTGTAAC ggaGACTCTGGAGGCCCTCTGAACTGCAAGGGCAACGATGGCAGGTGGTACGTCCAGGGGGTGACCAGCTTCGTCTCGTCTCGCGGCTGCAACACCATCAAGAAGCCCACCGTCTTCACCCGCACGTCTTCCTTCACCCAATGGATCAGCGAC ACTATGCTCAACAACTGA